In one Macrobrachium rosenbergii isolate ZJJX-2024 chromosome 53, ASM4041242v1, whole genome shotgun sequence genomic region, the following are encoded:
- the LOC136834447 gene encoding zinc finger protein 271-like yields MEHHVEMPLIKEEMENLEEDLTENADEGSLLADPLEVKAEPEFFYHSEFDVNCSSQSIKYEDSSPSCDDESGKICIAEENRHLGRTKVFSKRSNTAGKRITCAECQRTFSQMGNLKSHMRTHTGEKPFTCSTCQRSFSESSHLTRHMRTHTREKPYTCSICQGSFFSQNDLKIHMRIHTGEKPYTCCICQRIFSQSSHLKRHMRTHTGEKPYTCSVCQRSFSDQSVLKTHMRIHTGEKPYTCSTCQRSFFHQSTLKRHTRTHTGEKPYICSICQRSFSYQSDLKAHMRIHTGEKPYTCSICQRSFSCQSDLKTHIKTHTGEKPFTCSTCQRSFAASGKLKTHMRTHTGEKPYTCSICQRSFSHQSALKRHMKTHTGEKPYTCSTCQRSFAVSDKLKTHMRTHTGEKPYTCSMCQRSFSESSTLKKHMRTHTGEKPYMCSICQRSFSRDSHLQRHMRTHT; encoded by the coding sequence ATGGAACATCATGTTGAAATGCCATTAATCAAAGAAGAGATGGAGAATTTGGAGGAGGATCTTACTGAAAATGCAGATGAAGGCTCTTTGCTCGCAGATCCCTTAGAAGTCAAGGCAGAAccagaatttttttatcatagtgaATTTGATGTGAACTGTTCATCCCAGTCTATTAAGTACGAGGACAGCTCTCCAAGCTGTGATGATGAAAGTGGGAAGATCTGTATTGCAGAAGAAAATAGACATTTGGGTAgaacaaaagtattttcaaagAGAAGCAACACAGCAGGGAAGCGAATAACTTGTGCTGAATGCCAAAGGACATTTTCACAGATGGGCAACCTGAAAtcccacatgagaactcatacaggagagaaaccattcacttgctctacatgtcaaagaagtttttctgaatCAAGTCATCTCACAAggcacatgagaactcatacaagAGAGAAACCATATACATGCTCTATATGTCAAGGcagttttttttctcaaaatgatctcaaaatacacatgagaattcatacaggagagaaaccatatacttgctgtATATGTCAAAGAATTTTTTCTCAGTCAAGTCATCTCAaaagacacatgagaactcatacaggagagaaaccatatacttgctctgtatgtcaaagaagtttttctgatcaAAGTgttctcaaaacacacatgagaattcatacaggagagaaaccatatacttgctctacatgtcaaagaagtttttttcATCAAAGTACTCTCAAAAGACACacgagaactcatacaggagagaaaccatatatttgctctatatgtcaaagaagtttttcatatcaaagtGATCTCAAAGCacacatgagaattcatacaggagagaaaccatacacttgctctatatgtcaaagaagtttttcttgtCAAAGTGATCTCAAAACCCACATTaaaactcatacaggagagaagccttTTACTTGCTCTACATGTCAAAGAAGTTTCGCTGCATCAGGTAAgctcaaaacacacatgagaactcatacaggagagaaaccttatacttgctctatatgtcaaagaagtttttctcatcAAAGTGCTCTCAAAAGACACATGAAAACTCATACTGGAGaaaaaccatatacttgctctacatgtcaaagaagttttgcTGTATCAGATAAGCTCAAAAcgcacatgagaactcatacgggagagaaaccttatacttgctctatgtgtcaaagaagtttttctgaatCAAGTACTCTCAaaaaacacatgagaactcatacgggagagaaaccatatatgtgctctatatgtcaaagaagtttttctcgtGACAGTCATCTCCaaagacacatgagaactcatacatgA
- the LOC136834138 gene encoding uncharacterized protein: MAWKITNKEAKGAVARAKAEGINEMYEKVEASEGEKMTYNIAKRRDRATEDLTQIKDRKGRVLSREEWIRARWKEDFEKLSNEENPRRIREEGNPRVRAVLGITEKK, translated from the coding sequence atggcttggaaaatcacaaataaagaagcaaaaggGGCTGTGgcaagggcaaaggcagaaggAATAAATGAGATGTATGAGAAAGTAGAAGCATCAGAGGGTGAGAAGATGACCTACAATatagcaaaaagaagagatagagcaACTGAAGATCTGACGCAGATCAAGGACCGAAAAGGAAGAGTTTTGTCAAGGGAGGAATGGataagagcaagatggaaggaagatttTGAGAAGCTATCAAATGAAGAGAACcccagaagaataagagaagagggaAACCCACGAGTAAGAGCGGTTCTAGGTATCACAGAGAAGAAGTGA
- the LOC136834140 gene encoding golgin subfamily A member 6-like protein 22: MYSSIEEEINKAEENSEKVMILGDFNCKIGKIIANNKEEVTKGGKELLKLIRQNKLMVINNHRKCKGTWTRIQNTQKSIIDYVMIKEDDEEGIQIMEIDETKEITPYRISSELVHSDHCAVRVVMNWRLVWERSRKKKYRVDIKKLKECRDRQALVDIAREKGDIKKKYTKWQTELDKILSKCMKRCKEKKERKTKVLRDLMRARRRIKRENKKSRSTEEKRLRQVQERLISEYIIREKRKEDGIRIKETAAEIKSKGGVNGAAFWDFFKKKLDGTKSNNMVAIKNKEGKIIENVKEIRREYEQYYKDLFILDKPEDKVGKLAEEINIQYQKWMSLGGTRKTEKIQIQRSRSIQEVERAVSKLKNKYTPDSQGINNIMIKSMGTEMTESLALLIGQIEEELNTHPRRMGENENTITSQKRKQIRIRKQERNIYHE; this comes from the coding sequence ATGTACTCCTcaatagaagaagaaataaataaagcagaagaaaacagtgaaaaagtCATGATCCTTGGGGACTTTAACTGCAAAATAGGAAAAATCATCGCTAACAATAAGGAGGAAGtaacaaaaggaggaaaagaattgCTGAAACTTATTAGACAAAATAAACTTATGGTGATAAATAATCATAGAAAGTGCAAAGGAACATGGACAAGAATACAAAACACACAGAAGTCTATTATAGATTATGTAATGATAAAAGAAGACGATGAAGAAGGAATACAGATAATGGAAATAgacgaaacaaaagaaataactcCCTACAGAATATcatctgaactggtacactctgACCACTGTGCTGTGAGAGTGGTCATGAACTGGAGATTAGTGTGGgagagaagcaggaagaaaaaatacagagtAGACATAAAAAAGCTAAAAGAGTGCAGAGACAGACAAGCCTTGGTAGACATAGCAAGagaaaaaggtgacataaaaaagaAGTACACCAAATGGCAAACAGAACTAgacaaaatattaagcaaatgCATGAAAAGatgcaaagagaaaaaggaaagaaaaacaaaagtattaagagACCTAATGAGGGCCAGAAGGAGGAtcaaaagagagaacaaaaagtCTAGAAGTACAGAAGAGAAGAGGCTAAGGCAAGTACAGGAGAgattaataagtgaatatattattagagaaaaaaggaaggaagatggaatcaGGATAAAGGAAACAGCAGCCGAAATAAAATCCAAAGGGGGAGTAAATGGAGCAGCCTTCTGGGACTTCTTCAAGAAAAAACTTGACGGCACAAAGTCAAACAACATGGtggcaataaaaaataaggaagggaaaataatagaaaacgtgAAAGAAATTAGAAGAGAATACGAGCAATATTACAAAGATTTGTTCATATTAGACAAACCTGAAGATAAAGTAGGGAAACTGGcagaagaaattaatatacaataccaGAAATGGATGTCCCTAGGCGGGACgagaaaaacggaaaaaatccAGATCCAGAGGTCAAGAAGCATTCAAGAAGTAGAAAGAGCAGTAAGCAAGCTGAAGAATAAATATACCCCGGACAGCCaaggaataaataacataatgataaaaagtatGGGGACAGAAATGACCGAAAGCCTGGCACTCTTAATTGGGCAAATAGAAGAGGAGTTAAACACTCACCCCCGACGAatgggagaaaatgaaaatactatcaCTTCACAAAAAAGGAAGCAAATTAGAattagaaaacaagagaggaatatTTATCACGAGTAA
- the LOC136834139 gene encoding uncharacterized protein yields the protein MKEECRAYKEKLEKAIGEIAENRTVSNQWTFIEDLKTLNENLVKDMENEEETTIENHTKTMPESDRNSPNPEEEQNLNSEDPNRRQVQREAVKESKGTQNEPTDKERPTRAMCRFFRAGKCMKGDSCEYLHNWKSRTYKRTQYSQDRKELGQRIACRLFKRGHCKYGRIANTSAQQDQ from the coding sequence ATGAAAGAAGAATGCAGagcatacaaagaaaaactagaaaaagcaaTTGGAGAAATTGCTGAAAACAGGACAGTCAGTAATCAATGGACGTTCATAGAAGACCTGAAAACCCTAAACGAAAACTTAGTAAAGGACatggaaaacgaagaagaaacaaccatagaaaatcacacaaaaacaaTGCCCGAATCAGACAGAAACTCTCCTAACCCTGAAGAGGAGCAAAATTTAAACAGTGAAGACCCTAACAGGAGACAAGTACAACGAGAGGCAGTGAAGGAATCCAAGGGAACCCAAAATGAGCCTACTGACAAGGAGAGGCCAACAAGAGCAATGTGCAGGTTCTTCAGAGCTGGTAAATGCATGAAAGGAGATTCCTGTGAGTACCTGCATAATTGGAAGAGCAGAACCTATAAAAGAACCCAGTACAGTCAGGACAGAAAAGAATTGGGCCAAAGGATAGCATGTAGGCTCTTCAAAAGGGGGCACTGCAAATATGGCAGAATTGCAAATACATCAGCACAGCAGGATCAGTAG